In Bos taurus isolate L1 Dominette 01449 registration number 42190680 breed Hereford chromosome 10, ARS-UCD2.0, whole genome shotgun sequence, the genomic window AATCCCCCAAGACATCTCCCATTGACAGGACAAAGAGTACTGGCAGGAGGTTGGAGTCCCGCTAACAAAgatccccaccccagccctctgggCAGACACCTCATAGCAGGTCTAAATGTTCTTCCTGTGCTGAGTCAGGGAGTCTGGAGTGATGGGCACGCCTGGGTGGTCCTCCTTGGCCAGCTCCTTCAGGGGTCTGCAGACCTGTGTTGTTCCAAGTATGATCTGCAGATCGCCTTCCTCAGAATGGGGGTGGGAAGGTCTGATTTCTCCATCTGTGTCCCAGAACTGAAAAGCACAGGGGACTAAAGGACGTGCCACTCTGCTACTGAGAAGGAGCAACCAGGAGCACCCCAGTCTCCCGTCATGAACGCATCACACACACCCAGTTTCAGACTTCAGTTTTAATTGTAAAGCTGCCTGTGGGGACCCGGTTCCCATTCAGCCCTGAGTTGTGCCCCTCCCCGCCTTCCGCTCCACTTTCCCACCAGCGTTCTCTTCCTCGGGGAAGGAGGGGGCTGGTCAAAAATTGGGTCAGGCCAGCGGGGAGGGCATTCCCCCAGGAGGAAAGCTATGGTCCTTGCACTGCAGCCACCCAGCAGGCCTAGTTGAGTTCGCTTCACTCGAGAGGGTTGGTGGAGGCAGTGAGGCTCTCGGCGGGGTCAGGCTCAGGAGAGGCGGGGGTGCCCCTCAATGTCTGGGCCAGGGTGCCCTTGCGACGGCTGCTGGACGTCTCGGAGCCGGTGCCCTCTAACAGCTTGGCGATGAAGCCCACGCCGGCTGAGCGCAACAGGCCGCCCCCGGCACACGCGTACAGCAGGGGGTTCACGCTGCTGCTCAGGAAGGCCAGCGTGATGAGCACGTGGCGGGCCAAGAGCAGCCGCCGACCCACCGGTCCGGAACCCAGGGCCTTGCCCGCTGCCGCGCGGAACCCCTCGGCCAGGTTCACCACGTGGTAGGGCAGCCAGAAGGCGGCGAAGGCCAGGATGATGAGCGCCACCAGGCGGCCGGTGCGGCGGCTGCGGCGGAAGCGCCGGGCCCGCAACCTGCGCCCGATGTCGCAGTAGCTGGCCACCACGACCAGGAAGGGCAGCAGAAAGCCGGTGATCACCTCGAAGAACAGATGGAAGGCCCGATGTCTTTCGCTGGGGTActtcaggaagcaggtcaggctCCTATTGTTCAATCCCAAGTGCACCGTGCGGTACAAGAGGACGGGAGTGGCCAGCAGAACAGACATCACCCAGATGCCGGCCAGCACCCGCCAGGCGACTGCCTTGGTGCGCAGCTTCTGGGACACAAAGGGGAGGGCCACCGCCAGCGAGCGGTCCAGACTCATGGTCATGATAAGTAGGACGCTGGCATACATGCTGACTCCACAGACATAGTGGAACAGGCGGCAGCTGGACAATCCAAAAGTCCAGGTGCCTTGCGCCACAGAGTAGAGGAAAAAGGGGGCAGTGAGCAACACGGCCAAGTCGGCCAGGGCCAAGTGCAGCACCATCAGGGCAGTGACAGAGCGCTTCCGCAGCTTTGCCAGGATGCTCCACACTACAAAGCTGTTGCCAGGAAGCCCTACAGCCAGCGCCACTGACAGTACGATGATGACCAGCAGAGAGATGAAACTGACTCCTGATGAGGAGGGTGCTGCAGGAGATGTAGTGTTCATGGCTATAGCAAGGACCTGAAGAGTGAGGGTGACACGCACATGAAGGAAGGGTTTCCTGACACTCCCGATACACCTAGTCTGGGTACTCTCATCTGTCTTCAAGGTCAGCACCATCAGATGCTGCTCACCAGGGTATACTACCCTTATCATCACCCACTGACCTGTCTTAAGGGGATCTGGCTGAGTAGAAAGATTAATTTCCTAACTGTGCCACATACCCCCTTCCTGCCCATAGACCCAATTGCAAAATGTACAGCAACAGCAGAGGCAGTATTTCCAGACCTGTCAGCCTCCATACCTTAGGAGACCCTAAAATCCAGAACCAAAGTGGAGGCTTTTCTTAACAATGCTGTACCTCTCAAAAGGCTAGCTCCTTTCCCCTACCACCACCCGACCCCTGCCAGACCCTCAGCCCACTCAAGTGCCACTGCCCTCTTCCAATCACCTACCCACTCACCCCAGAGGTGCCCAGGCTCCACCAAGAACAACAGGGATGGGGAAGATTTCATGGACAGGAGACAAGACCAAGTCCTCTCAAGTTCCTTTACCACTGGTCAGCTTTCTTTGGAAGTCCTTTGGACCTTACAGCTGtgctccctccccccacctcccctacTCCCAGGGTACTTACTTAAGGCTTTGCCGGGCACTGGTTGGAAGCTGGTgccaatcccagggtgagggcagAATGGCGTAGCCTATCCCCAGATCCGAGCCGGTGCCAGGGGCCTGGCCTGGGGTCTGGGTGCTATCAGTTAAGTCAGCTAGAGAGGAAGTACCACAGAGCAGGGGAGGGAAGATGCATCTTCCTAAGGGTGGGGCCGAAACTCCTACCCGCTCCCTTCCCTAGGTGGGGTGGAATAGTCTTTGTGTTCCAGAGTCCAGTGGGGAGGAGGACTCCTCAGGGGTGGGGCCAGAAGAGAAGATCCCCGAAGGGGTAGTGAGAGAGGAAAGAGTGAGGGGGCGGGTAGGCTGCAGTGTGGCCTCAGATGCAGGTCTAGATTGAAGAATTGAACAGAATGATGAATTGTGTCATGCAGGAGAAGGGGGGAAGGAAGCCAGAGAGGGGAAATGGACTCAGACTGAGAGGTCAGAATGTTGAGTATCTTTATATCTTCTGTGAACGATGTAGATTTTCAGATTAATAGGAAatgtgggctggggctggggctcagTTCTGGGCTTGGGTCAGGTGACGTCATGACTTAAAGAGGACAGCACTCTGTCTTTGCCTTGGTTTCAAGCCATGACTGGGATTTGGTGGAGAGGACTCCCTTCCAGTaccctccatccctcccctcaTTTAAAAGAACTAGTTCCATTCTAGGTCCATCTCCTTTTTCTTTCGTAGAAGCCAAATGGTCTCTCTAGTATCACAGAGAATGACAATTTCTTCCCCTTCCTGAACCACTTGTCTTGCACTTGCCAATGTGGCTAAGCTGCCACATGAATTTGGACTTAAGATGTGGGCGCTGGGCAAGTAAGTCAGCACCACATCTTTCCTACTTTCCCACAGCTGACTTCTGTCCCACCTTAGACACAGAGGGAAAGCAGAGATGAGCACAAGAAGCAGACATGAGAGAGGGGGGAAACCAGGAATGTGGAAAGCGAAACAGCCCCCAAAAGGATCACTCTTCCCCCTCCCTGGAAGGAGGGCAGTCTCCTCTTCTTGACTCACCTGCAGAAGCTAAGAACCAAGAAGTCTAATCTTCAATCCAATAACTAGCCTTCCTGCTTCCCTTCCAACTCCACCCCTTCTTGGGAAATACGCGTAGTGGTGCTAATGGGTACGAGTGGAATGGTGGTCATTGAGGTCCCTTAACCTTTGTCGTGGCCCCAGCTTTCCTGCTTTGAGAAAAGCCAGagcaggacttccctgtggttaagaatctgcctgccaatgcaggggacatggattcaatctctgctccaggaagattccacgtgccaaggggcaactaagcccgtgtgccacaattcCTGAATCCGAGCTCTAGAGCCTTTGAGCCACAACGAGAGAAACTCACACACCATAACTAgcgagtagcccccactcaccacgaCTTGAGAAAGCCTGGGCACAGctacgaagacccagcacagcaaaaaataagtaaattaaattcttttaagaaataaaaaaagagacaagCCAGAGCAGAGTTGACCCAGCAGCTATCAGCTAGAGGATATGATGAAAACAAATGGGCTGAAACCGCAGCAGAAACTGGAGGCAGAGTTGAGGAAGAGCTTTCTGACCACAGCCGGCCTGTGGGATGGGGAATGTGTAACAGAAGTTAGGAAGCCTCTGCTCTGGTGTGGGAGGACAGGAAGAAAGCCATGAAGTCAGTGTTTGAGGGTAGAAGCTTCTGGCTCAGAGCTCTGGGGTCACCCAGAGGCCCCTTCTGACAGGAACTAGGTTGTCTTTGCCTCCTCTTCCACGTTGctccccacctccatctctctctcccatctttctccctctgccccagACTAGACGCTCTAACCATACTTTCTGCCCGCCCAAGTCCAGAGCTCTGTCCAACCCCAGTTTTGGTGGCCCTGGCCTGACCCTGAGGACTGGATTTCCTCTAACTTGACTTCTGCCTGGGTGGTGTGAACAGTCACAAAAGCAGAACCTAGGGTGATGGTCGGTGTGACCACTCAGGTAATCAAGCATCTAAGTTTGTTAGAGACTCAGGGGTCTGGGACAAGAGACTTGCAGTGCTAAAACTGAGAAAGTCCTAGGCAAATGGGGATGAGCTGGTTACCCTAGTGAccacacgtgtgtgcacatggACATCCCCTAAAAAGGACTCCATCCTACATTCCCAAACTCAAAAGTGTCAGGATCCAGAACAATTTTGAGACCTAGAGAGATTCCAAAAGATGGGAACCGAGAAGTATTGGGAAGCCAAGACTtggcagagaggaaaaagagagaaaggagaagtggCATCTCCCTGAAAAATTCTTTCGTCTTCCAGATATCCACACCGTTCCTCATACCCCTCAACTCCAACCCCCAGAAGCCTCCTGGGTGAATGAGTGTCTGCCCCTGAGCTCCTTTTTTGAGTCAGGTGACCTTTTCAGGGAGAGTTACATTCAGAGAAGGTTAAGTCTCCGACTTCAAGGTCCCTCCCCCGCTGTTCCAACCACAAGACAGACaagaaaactttccttccaaacccTACAGACTGACTTTCCCCTCCCAGAGCCAGTTTCCCATCCACTTAGCTCTAACAGACCCGGAGAGTAGATCTTATCACCATCCCTCTGCCAAGCACTCAcacctctccttcctccttctcctttcaTTTCCAGAGCGATTCTATGGGTTGGCTTGGGGGAACCAGGCCATCTGGGCTGGGGAGGACAGGGTAAGATTGAGGGCTTGCATTGCCCAGACTTGGCCTGACCCAGCAGTGAGCTAGGTGAACATGGGGTAGTTTCACTCAAGTAGGATGAACCACTGGAGGGAGCACTCTTAAGCCACCCTGTAAtgtatttcacacaatttcaCAGTATCTTTCACAATAGCTATTGGCAACAAGTTATCAGCTCTGGCACCGGGCACAAGCCAGCCTGCAGGTACGTGATACTCTTTAATACAGGCCATCACCACTCCCAGTCCTGGGAGGAACCTGGGCCTGCCCCAGATGTATAATAATTCTGCCCAGAGAGATCTCAACGCTAGCGGGAGAAGGATCCCCAAACCATCCAGAGTGGTTCCCTGAGTTCCAAGGGGGCGCTGGAAGGGAACAGGGAAGAGCCTGGTGATAGGGTTTGACGTCAAGGGTCCCAACCCTGACTATCCTTCTGCGCCCCGCCCCCAGGGTCTCCATTGCCGCCGGCCCGCCCCACCACTTTGAGCCGAGGGGTAGTTCGGAGCTCCAAGGTCCCCTCCCTAGAGCGGCCGCCCCCTCGGGCCTCTCCGGAGCCCTCAAAGAGCCGCATGAGGAAGCGGGGACCCGCCCGGGGCAGGAGATCCCCGGCGGTGAAGAGGTAGAGCACCGGGTTGACGCTGGAGCTGAAGAAGGCCAGAGCCGTAGTTCCGGCTCGCGCCGCCTGGCCCGCGCCGCCCAGCCTGGCGAAGGCCCCTTCGGGCGGAGCCAGCGCGGCGAGCGCCTGCAGCACGTTGACAGCGTGGTAGGGGGCCCAGAGCAGGCCGAAGGCCAGCACGATGGCGCCCACCAGCCGGCCCACCCGCGTCACGCGCCGCCCGGCGCCCCAGCGGACGCCCCGCAGCCGCGCCAGCGTCACGCCGTAGCAACCGAGCACCAGCCCGAAGGGCAGCACGAAGGCGGTCAGGGTCTCCAGGCTCAGGTGGGCAGCGGCGTGGGCGGCCGACGGGTGGCACAGCTGGCACACATGGTCCGCCCCGAGGTGACGGTAGACAGCCGCCGGGGTGGCGAGCACCAGGGCGGCCAGCCAGACGGCCAGCAGCAGGCGGCGGGCCAGGGCCGGGCTGCGTAGTCGGGGCGCCAGGAAGGGGCGCGTGACGGCGAGGCAGCGCTGCAGGCTGAGCAGGCCGGTGAGCAGCACGCTGGCGTACATGCTGAGCGCGCACACGTAGTACACGGCCTTGCAGCCCGCCTGGCCCAGGGGCCAGGCCTGCCGGGTCAGGAAGGCCACGAAGAGCGGCGTGAGCAGCAGCACGGCGCCGTCGGCCAGCGCCAGGTGCAGCACGAGCGTGGCCGCCAGGGGGCGCCCTCTCGCGGACCGCCAGCCGGCCAGGCTCCACACCACAAAGCCATTGCCCGGCAGCCCCAGCAGCGCCGCCAGCAGCAGGAAGGCTGTACCCGTGGCCCGCGAGGTCTTCCAGCTCAGCAGCGTCTCGTTCCCCGGAGGACGGTAGCAGACTGACATTCTTCTGTCCTTCCGGGAGGCTGGAAAGAGCCGTGGGGCGCATTCAGGTGGGGCAGAAGCCCACGTTCCGCCTGATGCTAGTGAGAAGGGACTGAGCGTCCCTCACTCCCCTGCAGCCTGCCTCTGTTCTGTCTGGGGGCCTCTGTCTCTACCCCCCACCAGAACCCCAGCCCCAGCTCAAACACTACTTCTtgtaacccatgtcccctgctctCTGTCAGGCCACCTCCCCAGTCCTGACTCCCAGGCTGTCCCTGCCTCCACCTCCACTCTTCTCACCTGGCCTCTCCTTGGTCCGGCCCCATTCCCTATATGTATATACCGCAGGGCAAAAGTGAGTGGAGGGGAGTAAGGTCTAGTGGGCAGATCTACTTACCCAGCTGGGCGGGTGCAGGGTTGGGGGCTCTCCAGGGGcctggggaagcccaaaggcAAAGCGGCAGTGGGCAAGTTGCCTAAGTCTGTCCTGTGCCTGTCAGGTTGGCAGAGGGTGAGGCAGAAACAGGGAGGGACAAGGTGGGGCTCCTCTTGGGCCTTTCCAGGAGCCCTCCCTCACCCTGCTGCTTCCCATCACTAACTCGTCCAGGCATGTGAGAGCCCGCCTCCCACATGTGGGCTCCAGGAAACAGGATAGGCTGAGGGGGTGCAGATAAGGTTCCCTGGGTGTGTGGGTGAGTAGGGACACTGCTGGATCCTGCCCCTGGGTCCTGCCTCTGCGCTCATTTCCcccctgcaacacacacacacccccagttCTCAGCCCTCCCACCCTGCAGCTCTTACACTGTCAGGCATCCCTTGCCAGCTCTCAGCAGAGAAGGCAACCCAACTCCTCATTCCCATAGCTGCTGTATCTTTGCCTGTTTTCCGACTCCTGACACTGCTAAGCCCCACATTTCCTCAGCTTCCTACCTACCCCCTCTCACCTCCTGCCTTGGGCCCTGCCCCAGTCACTCCAGCCTCACGGCTCTCAGAGGACTATCAGTGACAGCTTTCAGTGTAAAGCATGGGGCTAAGTTCCCGGGGGGAGTGGGAGATGCACAGAGGTGTGACGGGCTTATAGGCTGCGTGAAGAGTTGTGACACACACCCATGAAGAGGCCACACTGCTGGGCTGCACCGGGATACGAGGTGAGGAAAAAGGAGAGGCTGCGGTGAGAGACACACTGGAAGGAAGCCGTCTCTGGGTGGCGACGTCAGGCAAAACTTAGGAAGGACATTTGGCAGATTGATAAAattgagggaagaaggaaaaaggctTCTGCCTGTCAACAGCCAGAAAGGGGCTCCCTGGGAGCCAGGACACCAGTATTGTCTCAGTTTGGTTTTCCTCCCAGC contains:
- the LTB4R gene encoding leukotriene B4 receptor 1; translation: MNTTSPAAPSSSGVSFISLLVIIVLSVALAVGLPGNSFVVWSILAKLRKRSVTALMVLHLALADLAVLLTAPFFLYSVAQGTWTFGLSSCRLFHYVCGVSMYASVLLIMTMSLDRSLAVALPFVSQKLRTKAVAWRVLAGIWVMSVLLATPVLLYRTVHLGLNNRSLTCFLKYPSERHRAFHLFFEVITGFLLPFLVVVASYCDIGRRLRARRFRRSRRTGRLVALIILAFAAFWLPYHVVNLAEGFRAAAGKALGSGPVGRRLLLARHVLITLAFLSSSVNPLLYACAGGGLLRSAGVGFIAKLLEGTGSETSSSRRKGTLAQTLRGTPASPEPDPAESLTASTNPLE
- the LTB4R2 gene encoding leukotriene B4 receptor 2 encodes the protein MSVCYRPPGNETLLSWKTSRATGTAFLLLAALLGLPGNGFVVWSLAGWRSARGRPLAATLVLHLALADGAVLLLTPLFVAFLTRQAWPLGQAGCKAVYYVCALSMYASVLLTGLLSLQRCLAVTRPFLAPRLRSPALARRLLLAVWLAALVLATPAAVYRHLGADHVCQLCHPSAAHAAAHLSLETLTAFVLPFGLVLGCYGVTLARLRGVRWGAGRRVTRVGRLVGAIVLAFGLLWAPYHAVNVLQALAALAPPEGAFARLGGAGQAARAGTTALAFFSSSVNPVLYLFTAGDLLPRAGPRFLMRLFEGSGEARGGGRSREGTLELRTTPRLKVVGRAGGNGDPGGGAQKDSQGWDP